Proteins encoded in a region of the Globicephala melas chromosome 1, mGloMel1.2, whole genome shotgun sequence genome:
- the LOC115859880 gene encoding LOW QUALITY PROTEIN: THO complex subunit 5 homolog (The sequence of the model RefSeq protein was modified relative to this genomic sequence to represent the inferred CDS: inserted 3 bases in 2 codons): LHQTTVSSESSKNRKPKVIRSDGAPAEGKHNRSDTEQKGKYYSEEAEVDLWDPXRDYELYKYTCQELQRLMAEIQDLRSRGDKDAAVEIEDRRIQSCVHFDSKKLNRLAHIRLKKGRDQTHEAEQKVDAYHLQLQNLLYEVMHLQKEITKCLEFKSNHEEIDGVSLEEAPPDVSKAEVTMGDPHQQTLARLDWELEQRKSLVEKYRECLSNKEKILKETEVKKEYLSSLQPRLNSIMQASLPVQEXNFMPFDQAHKQYETARHLPPPLYVQATVYGQDKRKEMLKRHPLSVMLDLRCKDDSELHLTFYYLMNLNIMTVKAKVTTATELITPISAGDLLSPDSVLSCLYPGDHGKKTPNPANQYQFDKVGILTLRDYILDLGHPYLWVQKPGGLHFPKEQPQHTVIADHSLSARHMETTMKPLKTRAQSRLARHKWFASLEHGIVPVTSDCQYLFPAKVVSRLVKWVTIAHEDYTELHFTKDIVEAGLAGDTNLYYMALVERGTAKLQAAMVLNPGYSSIPPIFQLCLNWKGEKTNNNDDNIRAVESEVNVCYKELCGPRPGHQLLTNQLQRLCVLLDVYLETESHDDSVEGPKEFPQEKMCLRLFRGPSRMKPFKYNHPQGFFSHR; encoded by the exons CTTCACCAAACAACCGTGTCATCGGAATCGAGCAAAAATCGAAAGCCCAAAGTGATCCGAAGTGATGGAGCTCCAGCTGAAGGGAAGCATAATCGTTCTGACACTGAACAGAAAGGTAAATACTACAGCGAGGAGGCTGAGGTGGACCTGTGGGACC GCAGAGACTATGAGCTGTACAAGTACACGTGCCAGGAGTTGCAGAGACTCATGGCCGAGATCCAGGACCTGAGGAGCAGGGGAGACAAGGACGCGGCAGTTGAGATCGAAGATCGGAGGATCCAGAGCTGTGTGCATTTCGACTCTAAAAAA cttaaccGATTAGCCCACATCAGgttgaagaaaggaagagatcaGACTCATGAGGCCGAGCAGAAAGTGGACGCCTATCACCTGCAGCTCCAGAACCTGTTGTATGAGGTGATGCACCTGCAGAAGGAGATCACCAAATGTCTGGAGTTTAAGTCAAATCACGAAGAAATCGATGGGGTCAGCTTAGAGGAGGCTCCTCCAGACGTCAGCAAGGCGGAAGTCACCATGGGAGACCCTCACCAGCAGACCCTTGCACGTCTGGACTGGGAGCTGGAGCAGCGGAAAAGCCTGGTGGAGAAGTACCGAGAGTGCCTGTCCAACAAGGAGAAGATCCTTAAGGAGACTGAAGTAAAGAAGGAGTACCTGAGTAGCCTCCAGCCTCGTCTCAACAGCATCATGCAGGCTTCCCTACCGGTGCAGGA TAACTTTATGCCCTTCGACCAAGCTCACAAGCAGTATGAGACAGCCCGACACCTACCTCCTCCCCTCTATGTCCAGGCCACTGTGTATGGGCAAGACAAGCGCAAGGAGATGCTGAAGAGGCACCCGCTGTCCGTCATGCTGGACCTGAGGTGCAAAGATGACAGTGAACTGCACCTGACTTTCTACTACCTCATGAACCTCAACATCATGACGGTAAAAGCCAAAGTGACAACCGCCACAGAACTGATCACGCCCATCAGTGCAGGTGACTTGCTGTCTCCTGACTCAGTCCTGAGCTGTTTGTATCCTGGGGATCATGGAAAGAAAACTCCAAATCCAGCCAATCAGTATCAGTTTGATAAAGTTGGCATCCTGACTTTGAGGGACTACATACTTGACTTAGGGCATCCCTATTTGTGGGTGCAGAAGCCGGGTGGCCTCCACTTCCCCAAAGAGCAGCCCCAGCACACTGTGATCGCTGACCACTCTCTGAGCGCCAGACACATGGAGACCACCATGAAACCGCTGAAGACCAGGGCGCAGTCCCGCCTGGCCCGCCACAAGTGGTTTGCCTCCCTGGAACACGGCATTGTGCCAGTTACCAGTGACTGCCAGTACCTCTTCCCTGCAAAGGTTGTCTCTCGCCTGGTGAAGTGGGTGACGATTGCCCATGAGGATTATACGGAGCTGCATTTTACCAAAGACATCGTGGAGGCGGGACTGGCTGGGGACACCAATCTCTACTATATGGCACTTGTGGAAAGGGGCACGGCTAAGCTCCAGGCTGCCATGGTGCTGAACCCCGGCTACTCCTCCATCCCACCCATTTTCCAGCTCTGTCTGAACTGGAAAGGGGAGAAAACCAACAACAACGACGACAATATTCGGGCCGTGGAGAGTGAGGTCAATGTGTGCTACAAGGAGCTGTGCGGCCCCCGGCCCGGCCACCAGCTCTTGACGAACCAGCTGCAGCGTCTGTGTGTGCTGCTGGACGTCTACCTGGAGACGGAGAGCCACGATGACAGCGTGGAGGGGCCCAAGGAATTTCCCCAGGAGAAAATGTGTCTGCGGCTTTTCAGGGGCCCCAGCAGGATGAAGCCGTTTAAATATAACCACCCTCAAGGATTCTTCAGCCATCGCTGA